In the Polyangiaceae bacterium genome, one interval contains:
- a CDS encoding DUF3516 domain-containing protein: MSSSRPKLGDFVPEQAEADDDTILTRFLAWVEATGLELYPAQEQALLEIAAGKNVILNTPTGSGKSLLAYAVCFFALARRRRCFYTSPIKALASEKFFTLVEELGADNVGMMTGDAAVNRDAFVVCCTAEILANLALREGDEADVDDVVMDEFHYYADAERGVSWQIPLLTLRRARFLLMSATLGDTTFLELSLSELTGLDTALVHSRERPVPLDFTYSEKPLHQTVAELVESGKAPIYIVNFTQRGAAEEAQNLMSVDFSSKEEKRALADALRGVRFDSPYGKEISRYLRHGIGLHHAGLLPKYRLAVEKLAQSGRLKVISGTDTLGVGVNIPIRTVLFTKLCKFDGRQTAILSVRDFQQISGRAGRKGFDDRGSVVVQAPEHVIENLKLEAKAGADPAKRRKLVKKKPPTRGYVHWDRATFDRLVASPPEPLTSRFRVTHGMLINVLSRPDGGCLALGRLIRSCHDRTHDKRAHGRAALAMFQSLCEAGIVEFRTSSGGGRRAVVSEDLQQDFSLHHTLALYLLETLPLLDPELETHALDLLTLVESILENPTVVLLRQLDALKTEAIAEMKAQGVEYEERIARLEEMEYPKPNRDFIYDTFNAFAEKHPWVGSENIRPKSIARDMVEKYLSFSEYVKEYGLERSEGLLLRYLSEVYKVLAQTVPIAERDEEVEELITFFGAMVRQVDSSLLDEWERMRSGDPAPAPTRVEALEPEGSRDVTRDARGFTVLVRNELFRLIRALARKDFHEASEICGADRGGLDTPALESALAPFFAAHSALRTDPEARSPGLLTLETGETRWELAQVLLDPEDENDWVIVGAVDVDASREAGRAVLVIERVGA, from the coding sequence ATGTCGTCCTCGCGTCCCAAGCTCGGCGATTTCGTGCCCGAGCAGGCCGAAGCCGACGACGATACGATCCTGACTCGCTTCTTGGCGTGGGTGGAAGCCACGGGGCTCGAGCTCTATCCCGCTCAGGAACAGGCACTGTTGGAGATCGCTGCCGGCAAGAACGTGATCTTGAACACGCCGACGGGCTCCGGCAAGTCGCTCTTGGCCTACGCGGTTTGCTTCTTCGCCCTCGCACGACGTCGCCGCTGTTTCTACACCAGCCCGATCAAGGCGCTCGCGAGCGAGAAGTTCTTCACCCTGGTGGAAGAGCTCGGTGCCGACAACGTGGGCATGATGACCGGCGACGCCGCTGTGAACCGCGACGCCTTCGTGGTGTGTTGTACTGCCGAGATCCTCGCGAACCTGGCGCTACGCGAGGGGGACGAAGCTGACGTCGACGACGTCGTGATGGACGAGTTCCACTACTACGCGGACGCCGAGCGCGGTGTGTCGTGGCAAATCCCGCTTCTGACGCTACGCCGTGCGCGCTTCCTGTTGATGAGCGCGACCCTCGGTGACACCACCTTCCTCGAGCTCAGCTTGAGCGAGCTCACGGGGCTCGACACGGCGCTCGTGCACTCCCGCGAGCGACCGGTGCCCCTCGACTTCACGTACAGCGAGAAGCCACTTCACCAAACCGTGGCCGAGTTGGTGGAAAGCGGCAAGGCACCCATCTACATCGTGAACTTCACTCAGCGTGGCGCCGCCGAAGAGGCCCAGAACCTGATGAGCGTCGACTTCTCGTCAAAAGAAGAGAAACGCGCGCTTGCCGACGCACTCCGCGGCGTGCGCTTCGACAGCCCCTATGGCAAGGAGATTTCGCGCTATTTGCGCCACGGCATCGGCCTGCACCACGCTGGGCTCTTGCCCAAGTATCGTCTGGCGGTCGAGAAGCTCGCGCAGTCCGGCCGGCTCAAGGTGATCTCGGGCACCGACACCTTGGGCGTGGGGGTGAACATCCCGATCCGCACGGTGCTCTTCACCAAGTTGTGCAAGTTCGACGGCCGGCAGACCGCTATCCTGAGCGTACGCGACTTTCAGCAGATCAGCGGGCGCGCGGGCCGCAAAGGGTTCGACGATCGAGGCAGCGTCGTGGTGCAAGCGCCCGAGCACGTGATCGAGAACCTGAAGCTCGAAGCCAAGGCCGGCGCCGATCCCGCCAAGCGACGCAAGTTGGTGAAGAAGAAGCCGCCTACTCGCGGCTACGTCCACTGGGACCGGGCGACCTTCGATCGGCTCGTCGCTTCGCCGCCCGAGCCGCTCACGTCTCGCTTCCGCGTGACCCATGGCATGTTGATCAACGTGCTCTCGCGACCCGACGGCGGGTGCTTGGCCCTCGGCCGCTTGATCCGCTCATGTCACGATCGCACGCACGACAAGCGTGCGCACGGCCGCGCCGCCCTCGCCATGTTCCAGTCGCTTTGCGAGGCGGGCATCGTGGAATTCCGCACCTCGTCGGGTGGGGGTCGTCGGGCAGTGGTGAGCGAAGATCTGCAGCAGGACTTCTCGCTCCATCACACCCTCGCCCTCTACTTGCTCGAAACGTTGCCGCTACTCGACCCCGAGCTCGAGACCCACGCCCTCGATCTCCTGACGCTGGTCGAGTCCATCCTCGAGAATCCCACCGTGGTGCTCCTGCGTCAGCTCGACGCACTGAAGACCGAGGCCATCGCCGAGATGAAGGCGCAAGGCGTCGAATACGAGGAGCGCATCGCACGACTCGAAGAGATGGAGTATCCGAAGCCCAATCGCGACTTCATCTACGACACGTTCAACGCCTTCGCCGAGAAGCACCCCTGGGTCGGCTCCGAGAACATCCGTCCCAAGTCCATTGCGCGCGACATGGTCGAAAAGTACCTGTCGTTCTCCGAATACGTGAAGGAGTACGGCCTGGAGCGCTCGGAGGGACTCCTGCTTCGGTACCTGTCCGAAGTCTACAAGGTGCTCGCGCAGACCGTGCCCATCGCGGAGCGCGACGAAGAGGTGGAGGAGCTCATCACCTTCTTCGGCGCCATGGTGCGGCAGGTCGACTCGAGCCTGCTCGACGAGTGGGAACGCATGCGGAGCGGTGACCCCGCGCCCGCGCCGACGCGCGTCGAAGCCCTCGAGCCCGAAGGTTCGCGCGACGTGACGCGAGATGCGCGCGGCTTCACCGTGCTCGTCCGCAACGAGCTATTCCGCTTGATTCGCGCACTCGCGCGCAAAGACTTCCACGAGGCGAGTGAGATCTGCGGCGCCGACCGCGGGGGCCTCGACACGCCTGCCCTCGAGAGCGCGCTCGCGCCCTTCTTCGCCGCGCACTCGGCACTGCGCACGGATCCCGAAGCGCGAAGCCCCGGCCTTCTCACGCTCGAGACCGGCGAGACCCGCTGGGAGCTCGCTCAGGTGCTGCTGGATCCGGAAGACGAGAACGACTGGGTGATCGTGGGCGCCGTCGACGTCGACGCCTCGCGCGAAGCGGGTCGCGCCGTGCTCGTGATCGAGCGCGTCGGCGCCTGA
- a CDS encoding SMI1/KNR4 family protein → MDFAQIAQLTNELPFRLSPELVVLYSRVNGCTTRDRRLGDLWIVPGYRLLALEEAIAVYGQQRRYAGRRWKAAWFPVLTDDAGDFLVVACGARAARSVIAFENEEPRQEVEYVSLDRMLKTFAEGYEQGAFSVRRGELDVDDEKLASIARKHNPRVARWRPARLSPKERRQKEARDLADQALKLGWARKPGEAHGLFERALALSFETHSQKVYVNALFALVFVYEQGKIKPAKLRSQVEKILARGHHHADAYWNAACAYVLLGDHDSAIANLRQAKRRGVDLKRCLKDKTFTPLASDKRFMALKLSAGLKSAQ, encoded by the coding sequence TTGGACTTCGCGCAGATCGCGCAGCTCACCAACGAGCTTCCGTTCAGGCTCTCTCCGGAGCTCGTCGTGCTGTATTCGAGAGTGAATGGTTGCACGACGCGTGACCGAAGGCTGGGCGACCTCTGGATAGTCCCTGGCTACCGCCTGCTTGCGCTCGAAGAGGCAATCGCTGTGTACGGGCAGCAGCGGCGATACGCAGGTCGGCGCTGGAAGGCTGCGTGGTTCCCAGTGCTCACGGATGACGCAGGTGACTTCCTCGTCGTTGCGTGCGGAGCGCGGGCGGCACGCAGCGTGATCGCTTTCGAAAACGAAGAACCACGGCAGGAAGTGGAGTACGTCTCTCTCGACCGGATGCTCAAGACGTTCGCGGAGGGATATGAACAGGGTGCGTTCTCGGTCCGGCGCGGCGAATTGGATGTCGACGACGAAAAGCTGGCGAGTATCGCCCGCAAGCACAATCCGCGAGTGGCACGCTGGCGGCCGGCGCGGCTCAGCCCCAAGGAGCGGCGTCAGAAAGAGGCGAGAGACCTTGCCGACCAGGCGCTAAAGCTGGGTTGGGCGCGGAAGCCGGGCGAGGCGCACGGGTTGTTCGAGCGTGCGCTGGCTCTGTCTTTCGAAACGCACTCACAGAAGGTCTATGTCAACGCGTTGTTCGCGCTCGTGTTCGTGTATGAGCAAGGGAAAATCAAACCGGCCAAACTCCGCTCTCAGGTCGAGAAGATTCTCGCGCGCGGACACCATCACGCAGACGCTTACTGGAATGCAGCTTGCGCCTACGTGCTGCTGGGCGACCACGACAGCGCTATCGCGAACCTGCGGCAGGCCAAGCGCCGGGGAGTCGACCTGAAGCGGTGTCTCAAGGACAAGACGTTTACACCACTCGCGTCGGACAAGCGCTTCATGGCACTGAAGCTGTCCGCCGGACTCAAGTCTGCCCAATGA
- a CDS encoding ATP-binding protein, with protein MTPLHALIGPNDSGKSTILRAVETLAHWAAPRPLVESKPLQAAMAAARRPEFELSATVAGRVWTVRTGINAEFVEYADPDLADVDFEPHERSKIERVPIVQQALRAARMFRLEPDNLRAPGALIVEGVPIDLDERGVGLAAALDAIVSRQVEEFTRLRADLIGLFPTVKNLRLINVSSDRKALRVELTDGTQVDAAHMSEGLLYYLAFAILPYLAPTSLLLIEEPENGLHPARIRDVMKVLRRVSEHTQVLLATHSPLVVNELEPDEASVVTRPSNDVGTQVTPLRDTHNFEERSAVYSLGELWVSYADGETEAALLEGKPHA; from the coding sequence TTGACGCCCCTGCATGCCCTGATCGGTCCAAACGACAGCGGGAAGAGCACGATTCTGCGGGCCGTGGAGACCTTGGCGCATTGGGCCGCCCCGCGGCCGCTGGTCGAGTCCAAGCCGCTGCAAGCTGCGATGGCGGCAGCACGTCGCCCCGAGTTCGAGCTGTCGGCAACGGTTGCCGGCCGTGTGTGGACCGTCCGCACTGGCATCAACGCCGAGTTCGTCGAATACGCCGACCCTGACCTTGCTGACGTGGACTTCGAGCCGCACGAGCGCAGCAAGATCGAGCGCGTCCCGATTGTCCAGCAGGCGCTTCGAGCCGCTCGCATGTTTCGCCTGGAGCCCGACAACCTTCGGGCCCCCGGCGCACTGATCGTGGAAGGAGTCCCGATTGACCTGGACGAGCGTGGAGTGGGGCTTGCGGCCGCCTTGGACGCTATCGTCTCCAGGCAAGTCGAGGAGTTCACCCGTCTCCGGGCCGACCTCATCGGCTTGTTCCCTACGGTCAAGAATCTCCGCCTGATCAACGTCAGCAGCGACAGAAAGGCGCTGCGCGTCGAGCTGACCGACGGAACGCAAGTCGACGCCGCCCACATGAGCGAAGGCTTGCTCTACTACCTGGCCTTCGCCATTCTGCCGTACTTGGCACCCACGTCGCTGCTGCTGATCGAGGAGCCCGAGAACGGCCTTCATCCCGCGCGCATTCGCGACGTGATGAAGGTGTTGCGCAGGGTGTCCGAGCACACCCAGGTGCTCCTTGCCACCCACAGCCCTCTGGTGGTCAACGAACTCGAACCCGATGAAGCGAGCGTCGTGACCAGGCCCTCGAACGACGTGGGAACCCAAGTTACCCCCCTGAGAGACACGCACAACTTCGAAGAGCGTTCAGCCGTCTACTCCTTGGGTGAGCTCTGGGTCAGCTACGCCGATGGCGAGACCGAAGCTGCGCTGCTCGAGGGAAAGCCGCACGCATGA
- a CDS encoding MYXO-CTERM sorting domain-containing protein, with amino-acid sequence MRAFILLPSLAILSLSSAAFGLAQSKHKALSDSACRKAGLPTDFCDEVAVAAYNVDRYEWDDMAAHAQPEVGQPHCDAALAVTTRVHTLATELRTRLAAANATQSTQSLADIAKALGRTLHTVQDNCAHSGVPNDQHAWLSLSDSCLDTESSPDIQPAAVQCAEQETVLTFDAFVTAFEGAGLETSSFKMFKADNEQVAQFFPPRGGVCDFLKSADTWNGIDRRWDNAIMVPAIENQFYTTLVVDPDAPATDVCAGNPNAIAVPEAPPVDVSQKIEWCTSIKLYCAGKADGADTSPPWDTGTPTSTPSAGSSSDSGGGCNLSGSSSPMPTTALALLGLALGLRRRRNSK; translated from the coding sequence ATGCGAGCCTTCATCCTGCTTCCCTCCCTGGCCATCCTTTCCCTTTCGTCTGCTGCCTTCGGCCTCGCGCAGAGCAAGCACAAAGCACTGAGCGATTCGGCGTGTCGCAAGGCGGGCCTCCCGACGGACTTCTGTGACGAGGTAGCGGTCGCCGCCTACAACGTTGACCGCTACGAGTGGGATGACATGGCGGCCCACGCCCAGCCAGAAGTGGGGCAGCCCCACTGCGATGCAGCCCTGGCCGTGACCACGCGCGTGCACACGCTGGCGACCGAGCTACGCACGCGGCTCGCCGCTGCAAACGCGACTCAGAGCACCCAGTCGCTGGCGGACATCGCCAAGGCCCTCGGTCGAACGCTGCACACGGTTCAGGACAACTGCGCTCACAGCGGCGTGCCCAACGACCAGCACGCTTGGCTCTCGCTTTCGGATTCGTGTCTCGATACCGAGTCCAGCCCGGACATCCAGCCCGCGGCCGTGCAGTGCGCCGAGCAGGAGACTGTGCTCACTTTCGATGCTTTCGTCACGGCCTTCGAAGGCGCAGGTCTCGAGACCAGCTCCTTCAAGATGTTCAAAGCGGACAACGAGCAGGTTGCCCAGTTCTTTCCGCCCCGCGGCGGCGTGTGTGACTTCTTGAAGAGTGCGGATACCTGGAACGGCATCGATCGACGCTGGGACAACGCCATCATGGTGCCAGCGATCGAGAATCAGTTCTACACCACCTTGGTCGTCGATCCGGACGCACCCGCCACCGACGTATGCGCGGGAAACCCGAACGCCATCGCCGTGCCGGAAGCGCCGCCTGTCGACGTCAGCCAGAAGATCGAGTGGTGCACGTCGATCAAGCTGTACTGCGCTGGCAAGGCCGACGGCGCCGACACTTCTCCGCCCTGGGATACCGGTACGCCCACTTCCACGCCAAGCGCGGGTTCTAGCTCTGACAGCGGTGGCGGTTGCAACCTGAGCGGCTCGTCATCCCCGATGCCAACCACCGCCCTCGCCTTGCTCGGCCTCGCGCTGGGTCTGCGACGACGTCGTAATTCCAAGTAG
- a CDS encoding TatD family hydrolase, with amino-acid sequence MTADCIELVDIGANLTHRSFSADLDGVLERARNAGVRQLVVTGTSASASRAAAHLARTHSDRLWCTAGIHPHNAKELSSSSIAALREMATAPGSRVVAIGECGLDFDRDFSPRSVQRECFAAQLALAVELRLPVFLHEREAHQEFLAILREHRRNLVGAVVHCFTSGPAELERYLGLDCHIGITGWITDPRRGEVLRRAAARIPLPRLMLETDAPFLLPAGARALRPRRNEPAFLPHVLNSVAAALELSPRDVAAQTTRTARRFFALTNRESTQRQGRATLLE; translated from the coding sequence ATGACGGCTGATTGCATCGAGTTGGTCGACATCGGCGCGAATCTCACCCATCGCAGCTTCAGTGCCGATCTCGACGGCGTGCTGGAGCGCGCGCGGAACGCAGGGGTGCGGCAGCTGGTCGTCACTGGCACGAGCGCTAGTGCCAGCCGAGCCGCGGCACACCTGGCGCGCACCCACTCGGACCGCTTGTGGTGCACCGCGGGCATTCACCCGCACAACGCCAAGGAGCTGTCCTCGAGCAGCATCGCAGCATTGCGTGAGATGGCCACAGCGCCAGGCAGCCGAGTAGTAGCGATTGGCGAATGCGGCCTGGACTTCGACCGTGACTTCTCGCCACGATCCGTGCAGCGCGAGTGCTTTGCCGCACAACTCGCGCTTGCCGTCGAACTACGGCTCCCAGTGTTCTTGCACGAGCGTGAGGCACACCAGGAGTTCCTGGCGATCTTGCGAGAACATCGACGAAACCTGGTCGGCGCCGTGGTGCATTGTTTCACCTCGGGGCCTGCCGAACTCGAACGCTACCTCGGCCTCGATTGCCATATCGGGATCACGGGTTGGATCACGGATCCGCGTCGCGGCGAAGTGCTGCGCCGGGCCGCTGCCCGCATTCCGCTCCCGCGACTGATGCTGGAAACCGACGCGCCCTTTCTGCTGCCCGCGGGCGCGCGAGCGCTTCGACCGCGGCGCAACGAGCCCGCGTTTCTTCCGCATGTGCTGAACAGCGTGGCCGCCGCGCTCGAGCTGTCGCCGCGCGACGTCGCTGCACAAACGACGCGAACGGCGCGGCGCTTCTTCGCGTTGACGAACCGTGAGTCGACACAGCGGCAGGGTCGTGCGACGTTACTCGAATGA
- a CDS encoding LamG-like jellyroll fold domain-containing protein, producing MSKAWWVLLGLTVVAAGCGSDDVSSSSGGGSAGAGATSGGTSGNAAQGGSSGNTSSGGANFGGSMSGGSPGIGGQASGGATGSGGATGSGGATGSGGATGSGHSLRFHGFGQNDVDRVKIRLDDENNAQPGPPVDVGAEDFTIEFWMRAAATDNTAAQIACSGYDWISGNIVVDRDRYSQGRAFGISIAGGRVAFGVINASNSSTTICGTSNVLDDQWHHIAVQRRRSDGRLWIFVDGVNQAEADGPDGDVSYPDNGVPGNYCGGPCNYSDPFLVIGAEKHDAGSQYPSYAGYFDELRVSKVLRYATNFASTKSAFAPDANTVGLFHFDEGSGTSAGDSSGAVGGPTSGLLKVGGSPPGPEWTAQSPF from the coding sequence ATGAGCAAAGCTTGGTGGGTGCTGCTCGGCCTGACCGTGGTCGCCGCGGGCTGCGGAAGCGACGACGTATCCTCATCGAGCGGCGGAGGAAGCGCCGGGGCCGGTGCCACCAGCGGCGGAACGTCGGGCAATGCTGCCCAGGGCGGTTCGAGTGGCAACACGAGTAGTGGCGGGGCCAACTTCGGAGGCAGCATGAGCGGTGGTTCGCCGGGTATCGGCGGACAGGCTAGCGGCGGCGCGACGGGGAGCGGCGGCGCGACGGGGAGCGGCGGCGCGACGGGGAGCGGCGGCGCGACGGGGTCGGGCCACAGCCTGCGCTTCCACGGCTTTGGTCAGAACGACGTCGATCGAGTGAAGATCCGCCTGGACGACGAGAACAATGCGCAACCGGGACCGCCCGTCGACGTGGGCGCTGAGGACTTCACCATCGAGTTTTGGATGCGCGCCGCCGCGACGGACAACACTGCGGCGCAGATCGCGTGCTCGGGCTACGACTGGATCAGCGGCAACATCGTGGTCGATCGCGATCGCTACAGCCAGGGGCGGGCCTTTGGCATTTCCATTGCGGGAGGGCGGGTCGCCTTCGGCGTGATCAACGCCAGCAACTCCTCGACCACCATCTGCGGCACGAGCAATGTACTCGACGACCAATGGCACCACATCGCCGTTCAGCGGCGGCGCTCCGACGGCAGACTTTGGATCTTCGTCGATGGCGTCAATCAGGCCGAAGCCGATGGCCCAGACGGAGACGTTTCTTACCCCGACAACGGAGTGCCCGGGAACTACTGCGGGGGCCCCTGCAACTACAGCGATCCCTTCTTGGTCATCGGCGCCGAGAAGCACGATGCTGGTTCGCAGTATCCGTCTTATGCGGGTTACTTCGACGAGCTGCGGGTTTCGAAGGTCCTGCGCTACGCGACGAACTTTGCCTCGACGAAGAGCGCGTTCGCGCCGGATGCGAATACCGTAGGCCTGTTTCACTTCGACGAGGGAAGCGGTACGAGCGCCGGCGACAGCTCTGGCGCGGTTGGTGGACCGACGAGCGGTTTGTTGAAGGTTGGGGGCTCCCCGCCTGGTCCCGAGTGGACCGCGCAAAGCCCCTTCTAG
- a CDS encoding protein kinase: MSSPVGRTLGRYMLFDQIASGGMASVHLGRLMGPVGFSRTVAIKRLHSQFARDPQFVSMFLDEARLAARIHHPNVVLTLDVVATDGEVFLVMEHVQGQALSKLASRTMAQQARVPTPIALSILTGMLNGLHAAHEATSERGEPLNLVHRDVSPQNVLVGVDGVARVLDFGVAKAASRINDSTGEGKLKGKLAYMAPEQVSGDGVDRRTDVFAASIVAWELLCGRRLFATEQPGKTIKNVLEKPIPRPSSIVPTLPLALDKIILTGLERDPTARYQTAEDMAVALEKVGRHATAREVGAWVRETAKDALQQRSQKLAEVEGGTPSDMGLEAIAAELISNSGADLAVPSAPPPLPASPSQPPSQLTDVSFAASQAQRGKRRAPLYLLVALACIALLGVGAAGSRLLSTTNQPAAARSASEVPLVEPTPAVEARPAPSASAAELESPPDAATVPVATAPSAASSTPAPMPKLAATSRPAPASAPPAKTSSCSAVPAACKPPWAIQPNGSKRFKPQCARYLSCF, from the coding sequence ATGAGCTCCCCGGTCGGACGCACCCTCGGGCGCTACATGCTCTTCGATCAGATTGCGTCGGGGGGTATGGCGTCGGTCCATCTTGGACGGCTGATGGGGCCCGTGGGCTTCTCCCGCACGGTTGCGATCAAGCGTCTGCACAGCCAGTTCGCGCGCGATCCACAGTTCGTCAGCATGTTCCTGGACGAGGCGCGGTTGGCGGCGCGCATCCATCATCCCAACGTCGTGCTGACCCTCGACGTCGTTGCCACGGATGGAGAGGTGTTCCTGGTGATGGAGCACGTGCAGGGGCAAGCGCTCTCCAAGCTCGCTTCGCGCACGATGGCGCAACAGGCTCGGGTGCCCACTCCGATCGCGCTCAGCATTCTCACCGGAATGCTCAATGGCTTGCATGCCGCCCACGAAGCGACGAGCGAGCGGGGCGAGCCCTTGAACCTCGTGCACCGCGACGTGTCGCCGCAGAACGTACTGGTCGGCGTCGATGGCGTGGCGCGAGTTCTGGACTTCGGCGTTGCCAAGGCGGCTAGCCGCATCAACGACAGCACCGGTGAGGGCAAGCTCAAGGGCAAGCTCGCCTACATGGCACCGGAACAAGTATCGGGAGACGGCGTGGATCGGCGTACCGACGTGTTCGCGGCGTCCATCGTGGCCTGGGAGCTGTTGTGTGGGCGCCGCCTGTTTGCCACCGAACAGCCTGGCAAGACGATCAAGAACGTGCTGGAGAAGCCGATCCCCCGCCCATCATCGATCGTGCCCACGCTGCCCCTCGCTTTGGACAAGATCATTCTGACGGGTCTCGAGCGTGACCCCACAGCCCGCTACCAGACCGCCGAAGACATGGCGGTGGCACTGGAGAAGGTGGGCAGACATGCAACGGCCCGCGAGGTCGGCGCGTGGGTGCGCGAAACGGCCAAGGACGCCCTGCAACAGCGCTCACAGAAGCTGGCGGAAGTGGAGGGTGGTACGCCGTCCGACATGGGGTTGGAGGCGATCGCTGCGGAGCTCATCAGCAACTCCGGCGCGGATCTGGCAGTGCCCTCGGCACCTCCGCCGCTACCTGCATCCCCCAGTCAACCGCCGTCGCAGTTGACGGATGTTTCCTTCGCTGCGTCCCAAGCGCAGCGCGGCAAGCGCCGAGCTCCGCTCTACCTGTTGGTAGCTCTTGCGTGCATCGCGCTTCTCGGCGTGGGTGCCGCGGGCTCCCGTTTGCTGTCGACGACGAATCAGCCTGCTGCCGCCCGGTCCGCGAGCGAGGTCCCACTCGTGGAGCCGACGCCAGCGGTGGAGGCGCGCCCTGCGCCATCAGCGTCGGCTGCGGAACTCGAATCGCCCCCGGATGCAGCGACGGTTCCCGTCGCGACGGCACCCTCGGCTGCGTCGAGCACCCCCGCGCCCATGCCGAAACTCGCTGCTACCTCTCGGCCGGCGCCAGCGTCTGCGCCCCCAGCCAAGACCTCGTCTTGCTCGGCCGTGCCTGCTGCCTGCAAACCTCCCTGGGCCATACAGCCCAACGGTTCGAAGCGTTTCAAGCCGCAGTGTGCCCGCTACTTGTCTTGCTTTTGA
- a CDS encoding peptidylprolyl isomerase, with protein MRRALALVYRNLAAVVLGGCTAANPPASAPPALAPAPPPAVSIPEATPEPEVASPIEVVADSSDCRPSPRPRKSTSVPRAVSPAAGDPVRGQFGMKEALAGLSGGFPLVATLETSHGTLSCELWDEVAPLAVANFVGLARGIRPFLDPTSSTWAARPAYDGVIFHRVISGFMIQGGDPTGTGRGEPGYVLPDELDAGIVAAPGVLYMANRGPDTNGMQFFIMHGVAQHITGRYTAFGRCEPLEVVDRIARVPTSGGAGRPAQPPVIRRVTIALAGPCSGH; from the coding sequence ATGCGACGCGCGCTCGCCCTCGTCTACAGAAACCTGGCTGCGGTCGTGCTCGGGGGCTGCACGGCAGCGAACCCGCCTGCGTCGGCACCGCCCGCACTAGCGCCCGCGCCGCCGCCCGCGGTCAGTATTCCCGAGGCGACCCCTGAGCCCGAGGTCGCTTCGCCCATCGAGGTGGTGGCGGACAGCAGCGACTGCCGACCGAGCCCTCGACCGAGAAAGTCCACGTCAGTGCCACGCGCAGTCTCACCTGCCGCCGGTGACCCGGTTCGCGGCCAATTCGGAATGAAGGAGGCCCTTGCGGGTCTCAGCGGAGGCTTTCCCCTCGTCGCGACCCTCGAGACATCGCATGGCACGCTGAGTTGCGAGCTGTGGGACGAGGTCGCACCGCTCGCGGTCGCCAACTTCGTCGGGCTGGCGCGTGGCATTCGTCCCTTCCTCGATCCAACATCGTCCACTTGGGCTGCTCGTCCAGCCTACGACGGCGTCATCTTCCACCGCGTCATCTCGGGATTCATGATCCAAGGTGGTGATCCGACTGGCACCGGCCGTGGCGAGCCAGGCTACGTGCTTCCCGACGAGCTGGATGCAGGCATCGTCGCAGCGCCCGGAGTGCTCTACATGGCCAATCGAGGTCCAGACACCAACGGCATGCAGTTCTTCATCATGCACGGCGTCGCGCAGCACATCACCGGGCGCTACACGGCGTTTGGTCGCTGCGAACCTTTGGAGGTAGTCGATCGCATCGCACGGGTGCCCACCAGCGGTGGCGCAGGACGCCCCGCCCAGCCACCCGTGATCCGACGCGTGACCATCGCGTTGGCAGGCCCGTGTTCGGGTCATTGA
- a CDS encoding TetR/AcrR family transcriptional regulator, which translates to MGRPSKRAERRVQILEAFARVLADHGYAGATIAAVASAAEVAPGLVHHHFESKEDLLSSLLQRLVDDFRRRTRGFEDETANPAGVFAYVNAALVLDERADVIAAKCWVGVLAEALRNPTLFARVRRMLDTEVDVIAERSRGALGSREASAVLAFVLGALVLGAFAPRKTAGFAAPAARVLIDALAR; encoded by the coding sequence ATGGGACGACCCAGCAAGCGCGCGGAGCGTCGAGTGCAGATCTTGGAAGCCTTCGCTCGGGTCCTGGCCGACCATGGCTACGCGGGCGCGACGATCGCGGCCGTCGCCAGTGCGGCCGAGGTGGCGCCGGGCCTCGTGCATCACCACTTCGAAAGCAAAGAGGACCTGCTGTCGAGTCTGCTCCAGCGCTTGGTCGACGACTTCCGTCGACGAACGCGCGGGTTCGAGGATGAGACGGCCAACCCAGCAGGCGTGTTTGCCTACGTGAACGCCGCCCTCGTCCTCGACGAGCGAGCCGACGTGATCGCCGCGAAATGCTGGGTCGGCGTGCTGGCCGAGGCCTTGCGAAATCCGACGCTGTTTGCGCGAGTCCGGCGCATGTTGGACACCGAAGTCGACGTGATTGCGGAGCGCAGTCGTGGCGCTTTGGGCAGCCGCGAAGCCAGCGCCGTGTTGGCCTTCGTGCTTGGCGCACTGGTGCTTGGGGCTTTTGCCCCACGCAAGACGGCGGGCTTTGCGGCACCAGCGGCTCGAGTGTTGATCGACGCCCTCGCACGATGA